Proteins encoded in a region of the Rhodococcus sp. SBT000017 genome:
- a CDS encoding prolyl oligopeptidase family protein: MAISDDPYLWLEDVTGDAALAWVREKNEVTVEALSGPTFEATEASIREVLDTDARIPYARRRGQFLYNFWRDAEHVRGLWRRTTMDEYRTENPAWDVLLDLDALASSEDENWVWGGAQVLRPHQRLALVTLSRGGADATVVREFDLDSRTFRASEDGGFALPEAKTDIGWIDADTVFVGTDFGPGSLTESGYPRITKRWRRGTSLDDAETVYEGESQDISISAWHDRTPGFERDFVQRATDFYNSETYVLDGSALTRIPTPTDASTSVHENWLLVRTMTPWTVGEQTYPAGALLAADFDEFISGTIALTVLFAPDAHTSLHQYAWTENHLLLVTLQDVRTQLHVLTPRTNEWVSTTVDGLSDLISTEIIGTDAEENGDEFFLSSSGYLTPATLLVGTVGGELEVLKQAPAFFDADGLTVEQFFARSDDGTDIPYFVVRRADSGPGPTLLYGYGGFEISMTPGYSGATGRAWLERGGTYVVANIRGGGEYGPSWHTQVLRAGRHLVHEDFAAVARDLVTRGITTTEQLAAQGGSNGGLLMGIMVTKYPELFGALVCQVPLLDMKRYHLLLAGASWVAEYGNPDDPDEWEFISQYSPYQNVVSASERRYPPILIATSTRDDRVHPGHARKMAARLAELGHDVSYYENIEGGHGGASDNAQLAFKTALTYEFLWRHLARN; the protein is encoded by the coding sequence ATGGCAATCTCGGACGACCCGTACCTCTGGCTCGAAGACGTCACCGGCGACGCTGCGCTCGCGTGGGTGCGCGAGAAGAACGAGGTGACGGTCGAGGCGCTGAGCGGCCCCACCTTCGAGGCCACCGAGGCGAGCATCCGAGAAGTTCTCGACACCGACGCCCGCATTCCGTATGCCCGTCGTCGCGGGCAGTTTCTGTACAATTTCTGGCGCGACGCCGAGCACGTCCGCGGCCTGTGGCGTCGAACCACGATGGACGAGTACCGAACCGAGAACCCGGCGTGGGACGTACTGCTCGATCTCGATGCGCTGGCCAGCAGCGAGGACGAGAACTGGGTGTGGGGTGGCGCGCAGGTGCTCCGCCCCCATCAACGACTGGCTCTGGTGACGCTCTCCCGCGGCGGGGCCGACGCGACGGTGGTCCGTGAGTTCGATCTGGACTCCCGCACCTTCCGCGCCTCGGAGGACGGCGGATTCGCCCTCCCCGAGGCCAAGACCGACATCGGCTGGATCGACGCGGACACCGTCTTCGTCGGAACGGATTTCGGGCCCGGTTCGCTCACCGAATCGGGCTACCCCCGAATCACCAAGCGGTGGCGTCGCGGCACCTCGCTCGACGACGCCGAGACCGTGTACGAGGGTGAGTCGCAGGACATCTCGATCTCCGCCTGGCACGATCGCACGCCGGGATTCGAGCGCGACTTCGTCCAGCGTGCCACCGACTTCTACAACTCCGAGACCTACGTCCTCGACGGATCTGCGTTGACCCGGATCCCGACGCCGACCGACGCGTCGACCTCGGTGCACGAGAACTGGCTGCTGGTCCGAACGATGACGCCGTGGACGGTCGGCGAGCAAACCTATCCGGCCGGCGCACTGCTGGCTGCGGATTTCGACGAGTTCATTTCCGGCACAATCGCTCTCACCGTCCTCTTCGCCCCGGACGCGCACACGTCACTGCACCAGTACGCGTGGACCGAGAATCATCTGCTGCTGGTGACGCTGCAGGACGTACGGACGCAGTTGCACGTGCTCACCCCTCGCACGAACGAGTGGGTCAGCACCACCGTCGACGGACTGTCGGACCTGATCTCCACCGAGATCATCGGCACCGACGCCGAGGAGAACGGCGACGAGTTCTTCCTCTCCTCGTCCGGCTATCTGACGCCGGCGACACTGCTGGTGGGCACGGTGGGCGGCGAACTCGAAGTCCTCAAGCAGGCTCCGGCATTCTTCGACGCCGACGGGCTGACGGTGGAACAGTTCTTCGCCCGGTCCGACGACGGCACCGACATCCCCTACTTCGTGGTCCGACGCGCCGATTCCGGCCCCGGACCGACACTGCTCTACGGTTACGGCGGCTTCGAGATCTCGATGACGCCCGGCTACAGCGGCGCAACCGGACGGGCGTGGCTCGAACGTGGTGGCACCTACGTCGTCGCGAACATCCGCGGCGGCGGTGAGTACGGGCCGTCCTGGCACACCCAGGTACTGCGCGCCGGACGCCATCTGGTGCACGAGGACTTCGCCGCCGTCGCACGCGATCTCGTCACCCGAGGGATCACCACCACCGAACAGTTGGCCGCACAGGGTGGTAGCAACGGCGGCCTGCTGATGGGCATCATGGTGACGAAGTACCCGGAACTGTTCGGCGCGTTGGTATGTCAGGTCCCACTACTGGACATGAAGCGATACCATCTGCTCCTCGCGGGCGCGTCCTGGGTGGCCGAGTACGGCAACCCCGACGACCCGGACGAGTGGGAGTTCATCTCGCAGTACTCCCCGTACCAGAACGTGGTGTCCGCATCCGAGCGTCGGTATCCGCCGATTCTGATCGCTACGTCCACCCGCGACGATCGCGTCCATCCCGGACACGCCCGCAAGATGGCGGCTCGATTGGCCGAACTCGGTCACGACGTCAGCTACTACGAGAACATCGAAGGCGGGCACGGCGGGGCGTCGGACAATGCGCAGTTGGCGTTCAAAACGGCGTTGACCTACGAATTTCTGTGGCGGCACCTCGCTCGCAACTGA